The proteins below are encoded in one region of Podarcis raffonei isolate rPodRaf1 chromosome 8, rPodRaf1.pri, whole genome shotgun sequence:
- the LOC128419629 gene encoding arylacetamide deacetylase-like 4, translated as MELLQSLLLGLIGVIGIPSLSLLSWAIYYDLSKSEIPPGFDSPLKLRGLHCLAIMAFTAGKCLELLGVCRQVAFIRFLQNFWNSGADPSLSSKDLYFDGVPVRVYQPKTPSAGPRKGFVFFHGGAGMVGSIAFYEDVCSKIAKETDSVVVSVGYRLSPEHLPPAQYMDCLAATIHLIQNAASHGVDPSKIIVGGDSSGGNYACVVAQKLVERTDLPKLQAQVLIYPYTQALDYNLPSYQQNSLMPILFRENVVYFGLKYIGKDTSLAGQVLKGSHVPDSMRLKYGKWLSPDNLPERFKGRGYKQVPLAPYEPEVYRQLSELLEPDISCLFAEDSVIQKLPETLLVSCEYDVLRDDTLLYKKRLEDNGVKVSWFHVENGFHGMINFFKGFIFAFPGAVELMDSIVDFVKNL; from the exons ATGGAGCTTCTTCAGAGCCTGCTGCTGGGGTTGATTGGAGTTATAGGGATTCCATCCCTGTCTCTCCTCTCCTGGGCGATTTACTATGATCTTTCCAAGAGTGAAATTCCACCTGGATTTGACAGTCCATTAAAGCTTCGAGGTCTTCACTGTCTTGCCATAATGGCATTCACTGCG GGGAAGTGTCTTGAACTGCTGGGTGTCTGCAGACAGGTTGCCTTTATCCGCTTCCTCCAGAATTTCTGGAATTCAGGAGCGGATCCCAGCCTCTCTTCCAAAGATCTGTATTTCGATGGAGTGCCTGTGAGGGTTTATCAGCCCAAAACACCATCTGCTGGCCCAAGGAAAGGATTTGTGTTCTTCCATGGAGGTGCTGGGATGGTTGGGAGCATTG CATTCTACGAAGATGTCTGCAGCAAGATTGCCAAGGAGACTGATTCAGTGGTTGTGTCTGTTGG CTACCGCCTGTCTCCTGAGCATCTTCCTCCCGCTCAGTACATGGACTGCCTTGCTGCTACCATACACTTAATTCAAAATGCAGCTTCCCATGGGGTGGATCCTTCCAAGATCATTGTTGGTGGGGACAGTTCTGGGGGCAATTATGCTTGTGTTGTTGCCCAGAAATTGGTGGAGAGAACAGACCTTCCAAAGCTACAAGCTCAAGTGCTCATCTATCCTTATACACAGGCTCTGGACTACAACCTGCCTTCCTATCAGCAGAACAGTTTAATGCCCATCTTGTTCCGGGAAAACGTTGTTTACTTTGGCCTGAAGTACATTGGAAAGGACACTTCTTTGGCAGGCCAGGTCCTGAAGGGCTCTCATGTGCCAGATTCAATGAGGCTGAAATATGGGAAGTGGCTGAGTCCAGACAACCTTCCAGAAAGATTTAAGGGGAGAGGCTACAAACAAGTCCCACTTGCTCCTTATGAACCTGAAGTCTATAGGCAATTATCAGAGCTATTGGAACCTGATATTTCTTGCCTTTTTGCTGAGGACTCTGTCATCCAGAAGCTTCCTGAAACCCTACTTGTGAGCTGCGAGTACGACGTATTACGAGATGACACACTGTTGTACAAGAAACGTCTGGAGGACAATGGGGTGAAAGTCAGCTGGTTCCATGTTGAGAACGGGTTTCATGGGATGATAAACTTCTTCAAAGGATTCATCTTTGCATTCCCTGGTGCAGTTGAATTAATGGACAGCATCGTAGACTTTGTCAAAAACTTATGA